From one Accipiter gentilis chromosome 3, bAccGen1.1, whole genome shotgun sequence genomic stretch:
- the CLRN2 gene encoding clarin-2, producing MPGCFKKTLFALASLISFVSSILIVVAMGTPKWVTGKILCKTGADLVNATDPELVKFIGEIYYGLFRGGKIRQCGLGGRRSKFTIFPHMVKKLNTGLHVMIIMFLCVAIFFSLVSFGFCILNAIKVPYRAIKGPAGVCLWNFLAGGFIVLAVTSFMAAVKLHHLTERIANFRENVFKFVILEEQFEDCFWLCVACATAHAVNLLLIAISGIHFPKIKTKTEEANVTPEDIMY from the exons ATGCCTGGCTGttttaaaaagactttatttGCCTTGGCTTCCCTAATAAGTTTTGTGTCTTCTATCTTGATTGTTGTTGCAATGGGGACCCCAAAGTGGGTGACTGGAAAGATCCTTTGCAAAACAGGAGCTGATCTGGTCAATGCCACGGATCCGGAGCTGGTCAAGTTCATCGGGGAAATTTACTACGGACTCTTTCGGGGCGGCAAAATACGCCAGTGTGGGTTGGGCGGGCGGCGTTCCAAATTCACAA ttttcccacacatggtgaaaaagCTGAATACAGGCCTGCACGTGATGATTATAATGTTCCTCTGTGtggccattttcttttctctggtcAGTTTTGGATTCTGCATTCTTAATGCAATAAAAGTTCCTTACCGGGCAATTAAAGGTCCAGCAGGAGTATGCCTTTGGAACTTCCTTGCAG GTGGATTTATAGTACTTGCAGTCACCAGCTTTATGGCTGCTGTGAAACTTCATCACCTCACAGAAAGAATTGCCAATTTTCGGGAAAACGTCTTTAAATTTGTCATCTTAGAAGAACAGTTTGAAGACTGTTTTTGGCTCTGTGTGGCATGTGCCACAGCACATGCAGTAAATTTGCTGCTAATAGCCATTAGTGGGATTCATTTCCCTAAAATTAAGACTAAAACAGAAGAAGCAAATGTTACACCAGAAGATATCATGTACTAA